A single genomic interval of Chryseobacterium paludis harbors:
- a CDS encoding glutaminyl-peptide cyclotransferase, with translation MKLKLAVTFASILLLTSCNKNKKILDTLSDYNNSMEQRGYHFGDKLEIPKDVSDNAESIAISFGDHETSNLTIDPKFFTLGDNEVSFIIKIKEGETLNQDATINVFAKNPEKQISYEIKAEYPHDPNNFIEGFTLEGSTVYESAGLKNTSKILKYTLGEMTPITLTKQPNDIFSEGCAIAEDKIFQLTYQNRKGFVYDKNTLKLLSEFPLPSVIGEGWGLTYDGKDLIATDGSKNLYFLDVNDPSKVLKTIPVAGNAEVYEQLNELEYHNGFIYSNIWHKPIILKINPLNGEVVGKFDFTKITTENTQSNSEHVLNGIAFKGENMLVTGKNWNKIYEIAIR, from the coding sequence GTGAAATTAAAGCTAGCTGTAACTTTTGCGTCAATCTTATTGTTAACATCTTGTAATAAAAACAAAAAGATCCTGGATACTTTAAGCGATTATAATAATTCGATGGAGCAAAGGGGCTATCATTTTGGTGATAAGCTGGAGATCCCTAAAGATGTTTCAGATAATGCAGAAAGTATTGCGATAAGTTTTGGAGATCATGAAACTTCAAATTTAACAATTGATCCTAAGTTTTTCACTTTAGGAGATAATGAGGTGAGTTTCATCATTAAAATAAAGGAAGGAGAAACATTAAATCAGGATGCTACGATCAATGTGTTTGCAAAGAATCCTGAGAAGCAAATTTCCTATGAAATCAAAGCAGAATACCCACACGATCCGAATAATTTTATTGAAGGGTTTACTCTGGAAGGGAGTACCGTTTATGAGAGTGCGGGACTTAAAAATACCTCGAAAATTCTAAAATATACATTAGGTGAAATGACACCTATTACTTTAACCAAACAACCCAATGATATTTTTTCTGAAGGTTGCGCCATTGCAGAAGATAAAATATTTCAGCTAACCTATCAAAACAGAAAAGGTTTCGTGTATGATAAAAACACCCTGAAACTTCTTTCTGAATTTCCACTACCAAGTGTAATTGGTGAGGGTTGGGGATTAACATACGACGGAAAAGATCTTATTGCAACCGACGGCTCAAAAAACCTCTATTTTTTAGATGTAAATGATCCTTCAAAGGTTTTGAAAACGATTCCTGTAGCGGGTAATGCTGAGGTTTATGAGCAGCTTAATGAATTAGAATACCATAATGGATTCATTTATTCAAACATTTGGCATAAGCCTATCATTTTAAAAATTAATCCTTTAAATGGCGAAGTAGTAGGCAAATTTGATTTCACAAAAATTACCACAGAAAATACTCAAAGTAACAGTGAGCACGTTTTGAATGGAATTGCCTTTAAAGGAGAAAATATGTTAGTGACAGGAAAAAACTGGAATAAGATTTATGAAATTGCTATTAGATAA
- a CDS encoding glutaminyl-peptide cyclotransferase: MKKNIIAGFAAILMLVSCNNDKKILNSLTDYNNSMESKGYHFGDKLEIPKDVADNAESITISFGDKETSNLVIDPKFFTLGDNAVTFNIKTKGGETLNQDATINVFAKNPEKKISYQIVAEYPHNPANFVQGFQVEGNTIYESDGQNGSSQILKYTLGTTTPLASTKQAQEDFSEGSTIVGDKVYQLTWQSKKGYIYDKSSLKLLSEFAYPNVLGEGWGLTYDGKNLIASDGSKLLYFLDPKDPSKLVRYIAVAGSAQAYDQLNELEYYNGFIYANVWQKPIVLKINPANGEVVGTFDFTDIAKQNTKGSDDVLNGIAFKGENMLVTGKNWSKIYEVAIK; the protein is encoded by the coding sequence ATGAAAAAAAATATAATAGCTGGTTTTGCAGCGATTTTAATGTTGGTGTCTTGTAACAATGATAAGAAGATATTGAATAGTTTAACTGATTATAACAATTCAATGGAAAGCAAAGGATATCATTTTGGTGATAAACTTGAGATTCCTAAAGATGTTGCAGATAATGCTGAAAGTATTACCATTAGTTTTGGAGATAAAGAAACTTCGAATTTAGTGATTGATCCTAAATTTTTCACATTAGGAGATAATGCGGTAACCTTCAATATCAAAACTAAAGGAGGTGAAACTTTGAATCAGGATGCAACGATCAATGTTTTTGCTAAGAATCCTGAGAAAAAGATCTCTTATCAGATTGTTGCAGAATATCCACATAATCCGGCCAATTTCGTTCAGGGGTTTCAGGTAGAAGGCAACACAATTTATGAGAGCGATGGGCAGAACGGGTCTTCACAAATTCTAAAATATACATTGGGAACCACAACTCCTCTTGCATCAACAAAACAGGCACAGGAAGATTTTTCTGAAGGAAGTACTATTGTTGGTGATAAAGTATATCAATTGACCTGGCAGAGCAAAAAAGGATATATCTATGATAAAAGCTCTTTAAAGCTTCTGTCGGAATTTGCATATCCTAATGTATTAGGAGAAGGATGGGGACTGACGTATGATGGAAAAAACCTTATCGCTTCTGATGGAAGTAAATTATTGTATTTCCTTGATCCTAAAGATCCTTCAAAATTAGTAAGATATATTGCTGTGGCAGGGAGTGCTCAGGCTTATGATCAGTTGAATGAATTGGAATATTATAATGGATTTATTTATGCGAATGTTTGGCAAAAGCCAATTGTTTTAAAAATTAATCCTGCCAATGGAGAAGTTGTTGGTACATTTGATTTTACAGATATCGCCAAGCAGAATACCAAAGGAAGTGATGATGTACTAAATGGCATCGCTTTTAAAGGTGAAAATATGTTGGTGACAGGAAAGAACTGGTCGAAGATTTATGAAGTTGCAATTAAATAA
- a CDS encoding VOC family protein, with translation MIKYNSLRPILWTQNLDETIGFYIHTLSFTLVGRNDEWEWATIRKDDVELMLSKPNDHEKFNGIGFTGSFYFNVDHVDDLWEELKDKTEVCYEIETFDWDMREFAIYDNNGYILQFGQAVDEISTTE, from the coding sequence ATGATAAAATATAATTCTTTACGTCCTATACTCTGGACACAAAACCTGGATGAAACCATCGGTTTTTACATTCACACTTTAAGTTTTACGTTGGTAGGAAGAAATGATGAATGGGAATGGGCAACGATTCGTAAAGATGATGTAGAGCTTATGCTTTCAAAACCTAATGACCATGAGAAGTTTAATGGAATAGGTTTTACAGGTTCATTTTACTTTAATGTAGACCATGTAGATGATCTTTGGGAAGAATTAAAAGATAAAACGGAAGTTTGTTACGAAATTGAAACCTTCGACTGGGATATGCGTGAATTTGCCATTTATGACAACAATGGATATATATTACAATTCGGTCAAGCTGTTGATGAAATTAGTACAACGGAATAA
- a CDS encoding SRPBCC family protein translates to MSTPIIVQYKVEAPVDEVWEALTDKEKMKSWYFDISDFELETGKQFNFYEPGEAKKYHHQGNVLDFTANEKLKHTWSYPEFSDAETIVTWELQPDGKDTIVKLTHDDIDHFKELGEGFSRESFTEGWNAIIGQSLKLYLEDK, encoded by the coding sequence ATGAGTACTCCAATTATTGTTCAATACAAAGTAGAAGCACCCGTTGATGAGGTTTGGGAAGCACTAACTGATAAAGAGAAAATGAAATCGTGGTATTTTGATATATCAGATTTTGAATTGGAAACCGGAAAGCAATTTAATTTCTATGAACCGGGAGAAGCTAAAAAGTACCATCATCAAGGTAATGTTTTAGATTTTACGGCCAATGAAAAATTAAAGCATACCTGGTCTTATCCTGAATTTTCCGATGCAGAGACCATTGTTACATGGGAACTTCAGCCTGACGGAAAAGACACAATAGTTAAGCTCACTCACGATGATATCGATCATTTCAAAGAATTGGGTGAAGGGTTTTCTCGGGAAAGTTTTACAGAAGGATGGAATGCCATTATCGGACAAAGTCTGAAATTGTATCTAGAAGATAAATAA
- a CDS encoding Na+/H+ antiporter, giving the protein MIHNYVIISIAVLLSVMILVMIGQKLKVAYPIFLVIAGLLISFIPGMPHIEIEPDLVFLIFLPPILFEAAWFTSWQDFHKWRKQIFSMAFGLVFLTSIVVAYLSSSIIPGLTVAMGFLLGGVNSPPDAVAATSVLRNMKIPKKITSILEGESLINDASSLIVFKFALAAVISGQFIFRDAVQDFFIMAIGGIAIGIAVGFLFGALLRIIPSNSNIDTIITLIVPYIMYVGAEHFHFSGVLSVVAGGLLMSYNSHCYLSHTSRIQSGNVWSVLIFLMNTIIFILIGLELPIVIAAMKEYTISEGIFYSIVIGGAIILTRIAYSYALMYFPRLCSKELRLKVPKPDWREPFIISFAAMRGVVSLAAALSIPAFLPNGDAFPHRNIILFVTFVIILITLVGQGLLLSPILKLLKISDAGSEIPEEKQEVILMRKLKETALHKLDTDFSELAEKNSLVRHQKHKLENEMMMMADKAQCMASTGDYVSAMNENKDVLRQVIQAQRNELHRMKREKIFDDHVMRTIEMQLDFDEAKITGFTHG; this is encoded by the coding sequence ATGATTCACAATTACGTCATAATATCAATCGCAGTTTTGTTGTCTGTGATGATATTAGTAATGATCGGGCAAAAACTGAAAGTAGCCTATCCAATTTTCCTTGTAATAGCAGGGTTACTGATAAGCTTTATTCCAGGAATGCCTCACATTGAAATAGAACCGGATTTGGTTTTCCTTATTTTTCTGCCACCTATTTTATTTGAAGCAGCCTGGTTTACCTCCTGGCAGGATTTTCATAAATGGCGGAAGCAGATCTTCTCGATGGCTTTTGGACTGGTATTTCTCACCTCAATAGTGGTGGCATATCTTTCATCATCTATTATTCCTGGACTTACTGTAGCAATGGGATTTTTATTAGGGGGTGTGAATTCTCCACCTGATGCAGTTGCTGCAACCTCAGTTTTAAGAAATATGAAAATTCCCAAGAAGATCACCAGTATTCTGGAAGGAGAAAGTTTGATTAATGATGCATCGAGTTTAATTGTCTTTAAATTTGCTTTAGCGGCTGTGATCTCAGGACAGTTTATTTTCAGAGATGCTGTTCAGGATTTCTTTATTATGGCTATTGGTGGGATTGCTATTGGAATTGCCGTAGGTTTTCTGTTTGGAGCCTTACTTCGTATTATACCTTCCAATTCTAATATTGATACTATTATTACGCTTATTGTTCCTTACATTATGTATGTGGGAGCAGAACATTTTCATTTTTCGGGAGTGTTATCAGTAGTTGCAGGTGGATTACTGATGTCATATAATTCACATTGTTATTTAAGCCATACCTCAAGAATTCAGTCGGGAAATGTGTGGAGTGTTTTGATCTTTTTGATGAATACGATCATTTTTATTTTAATAGGCCTTGAACTGCCTATTGTTATTGCTGCCATGAAAGAGTATACTATTTCGGAGGGTATTTTTTATAGTATAGTAATTGGTGGTGCCATTATTCTGACAAGAATTGCATATAGTTATGCCTTAATGTATTTCCCGAGACTTTGTTCAAAAGAACTCAGATTAAAAGTTCCAAAGCCAGACTGGCGGGAGCCTTTTATCATTAGTTTTGCGGCAATGAGAGGAGTGGTATCGTTGGCTGCGGCATTATCTATACCTGCATTTTTACCCAATGGAGATGCCTTTCCACATCGTAATATTATTTTATTCGTAACTTTTGTTATTATTTTAATTACTTTGGTGGGGCAGGGATTATTGTTGTCTCCTATTTTAAAATTATTAAAAATAAGTGATGCCGGAAGTGAAATACCTGAAGAAAAACAGGAAGTCATTTTAATGAGAAAGCTAAAAGAAACAGCTTTGCATAAATTAGATACTGATTTCTCAGAATTAGCAGAAAAAAATAGCCTGGTACGTCATCAAAAACATAAATTGGAAAATGAAATGATGATGATGGCAGATAAAGCCCAGTGTATGGCTTCTACCGGAGACTATGTTTCAGCAATGAACGAGAATAAAGATGTTTTGAGACAGGTGATCCAGGCACAGAGAAATGAGCTTCATCGTATGAAACGGGAGAAGATATTTGATGATCACGTGATGCGGACGATCGAAATGCAGCTTGATTTTGATGAAGCTAAAATTACAGGATTTACCCACGGATAA
- a CDS encoding bestrophin family protein, whose amino-acid sequence MHSGKRFGALEFAIWTRRSIYVLAILAAIPTTLYYCGWKFVSFPWQPIAIMGTAVAFIVGFKNNASYSRLWEARQIYGSIINNSRSFGYILRDSLSEKDPAKVKEMFLRHYAWLTALRFQLREPRAWENMNTVQFDEYSKKYDIPERLSKLDDELRNYLSDDELQYILSKKNRATQLTAMQSRELMEAYANGKINDFQWTQINQQLIKFTDDQGKAERIKNFPYPRNFSSITTYLLLLFIVFVPFGLLKEFDKLGEGTLLEGFTIWFNIPFSLLVTWCFHTLDSVGEASVNPFEGSPNDVPITQISRTIEIDMRDMLDESDLPSVITPKNNIVL is encoded by the coding sequence ATGCATTCAGGAAAAAGATTTGGAGCACTCGAATTTGCAATATGGACAAGAAGGAGTATTTATGTTCTGGCCATTTTAGCAGCTATTCCTACAACGTTATATTATTGCGGTTGGAAATTTGTTTCATTCCCATGGCAGCCCATTGCAATTATGGGAACTGCAGTGGCGTTTATAGTAGGTTTTAAAAATAATGCCAGTTATAGCAGGCTTTGGGAAGCAAGACAGATCTATGGTTCAATCATTAACAATAGCCGAAGTTTTGGATATATTTTAAGAGATTCTCTTTCAGAAAAAGATCCCGCTAAAGTAAAAGAAATGTTCTTACGTCATTATGCATGGTTAACGGCACTTCGCTTTCAGCTTAGAGAACCCAGAGCATGGGAGAATATGAATACGGTACAATTTGATGAGTATTCAAAAAAGTATGATATTCCTGAAAGACTTTCCAAACTTGATGATGAATTGAGAAATTATCTTTCTGATGATGAACTTCAGTATATCCTGAGCAAAAAAAACAGAGCGACACAATTAACAGCGATGCAAAGCAGAGAGTTAATGGAAGCCTATGCCAATGGAAAAATTAATGATTTCCAATGGACGCAGATCAATCAGCAATTGATAAAGTTTACAGATGATCAGGGAAAAGCGGAAAGAATTAAAAATTTCCCTTATCCACGGAATTTTTCTTCTATCACTACCTATCTTTTATTATTGTTCATTGTTTTTGTTCCTTTTGGATTGTTGAAAGAATTCGATAAACTGGGTGAGGGGACTTTATTGGAAGGTTTTACCATATGGTTTAATATTCCATTCTCATTATTGGTGACCTGGTGTTTCCATACCCTAGATAGTGTAGGAGAAGCTTCTGTAAACCCTTTTGAAGGAAGCCCGAATGATGTTCCCATTACACAGATCAGTCGGACAATAGAGATTGATATGAGAGATATGCTGGATGAGTCTGATCTTCCGTCAGTAATTACGCCTAAGAACAATATTGTCCTTTAG
- a CDS encoding DUF2490 domain-containing protein, producing MEIVRSLALVIFILATTFSFAQKNNLGAWYMYFGNNKINKKWNWHNEIQYRNFDAVGDLEQLLVRTGIGYDLSENNNNVLLGYGFILSQPYVNGEKKENIEHRIFQQFITKQQFGRIYLQHRYRLEERFLEDDFRMRFRYFLGLNIPINNKEMLPKTFYASVYNEVFLHFNSPVFDRNRVYGALGYVINKNLRIEAGYMNQLQENKNRGQIQIGFYNNIPFNKK from the coding sequence ATGGAGATTGTAAGGTCATTGGCTTTGGTTATTTTTATTTTAGCAACCACATTTTCGTTTGCTCAGAAAAATAACCTGGGAGCTTGGTATATGTATTTTGGAAACAATAAAATTAATAAGAAATGGAATTGGCATAATGAAATTCAGTATCGTAATTTCGATGCAGTTGGAGATCTGGAACAGCTGTTAGTCCGTACAGGGATTGGCTATGATCTTTCAGAAAACAATAATAATGTTTTACTGGGATATGGCTTTATTTTAAGTCAGCCTTATGTAAATGGAGAGAAGAAAGAAAATATTGAACACCGGATTTTCCAACAGTTTATCACGAAACAGCAGTTTGGAAGGATCTATCTTCAACATCGTTATCGTTTGGAAGAACGTTTTCTGGAAGATGATTTCAGAATGAGATTCCGGTATTTTCTGGGCCTTAATATTCCGATCAATAACAAAGAAATGCTGCCAAAGACCTTTTATGCTTCCGTTTATAATGAAGTTTTCCTACACTTCAACAGTCCGGTATTTGATCGGAATAGGGTATATGGAGCTTTAGGATATGTGATTAATAAAAATTTGAGAATTGAAGCCGGTTATATGAATCAGCTCCAGGAAAATAAAAACAGAGGCCAGATTCAGATTGGATTTTATAACAATATTCCATTTAACAAAAAATAA
- a CDS encoding nuclear transport factor 2-like protein, protein MKKIPYLLIIFSMCSACAQKNDDKKLIQTQQNVKSNMDTTKLNETVKKAFEAWQSGDAEAFTSFFTTDSKLYDDGNPRDFKKFVKDACGHEKFTSIDKIENDGKAIYGQFHTESWGDFKTFFKFNLNNEGKFDTLEIGQAN, encoded by the coding sequence ATGAAAAAGATCCCTTATCTGCTGATCATATTTTCAATGTGTTCAGCGTGTGCTCAGAAAAATGATGATAAAAAATTAATTCAAACCCAACAAAACGTAAAAAGTAATATGGATACAACAAAACTAAATGAAACGGTAAAGAAAGCTTTTGAGGCATGGCAGAGTGGTGATGCAGAAGCTTTTACTTCTTTCTTCACTACAGATTCAAAATTATATGATGATGGAAACCCAAGAGATTTTAAGAAATTTGTGAAAGATGCCTGTGGTCATGAAAAATTTACATCCATCGATAAGATTGAAAATGATGGTAAAGCTATTTACGGACAGTTTCACACAGAAAGCTGGGGTGATTTTAAAACCTTTTTTAAGTTTAATTTAAATAATGAGGGGAAGTTTGACACCCTGGAAATTGGTCAGGCAAATTAA
- a CDS encoding DoxX family protein: MILKILTIALILIAVYMGFKQGLAMVSGKPEMLQMLGKLGMNNTAIMILGAITLMSAVMILIPQTFVWGNFLMAGTILLIMCLELFHGDIKGALIELPFIALNLVIIYLNYPFKFS, translated from the coding sequence ATGATTTTAAAAATACTAACCATTGCATTGATTCTTATTGCAGTGTACATGGGTTTTAAACAAGGTTTAGCAATGGTTTCAGGAAAGCCGGAAATGTTGCAAATGCTTGGAAAATTAGGAATGAATAATACTGCAATTATGATTTTAGGGGCAATTACCCTAATGAGTGCAGTAATGATACTAATTCCACAGACCTTTGTTTGGGGGAATTTTTTGATGGCCGGAACAATATTATTAATCATGTGTCTAGAATTATTTCATGGAGATATCAAGGGCGCATTAATAGAACTTCCCTTCATTGCTTTGAATCTTGTTATTATTTACTTAAATTATCCATTTAAATTTTCATGA
- a CDS encoding VOC family protein encodes MATVNVYLTFNGNCREAFDFYKSVFGGEYPYIGTFGEMPPMEGKETPEEDKDKIMHVSLPISKETILMGSDTGKDWASQLIPGNNISISINTESKEEATKLFNGLSDGGQVTMALADTFWGAYFGMFTDKFGINWMVNYDDPAKTQAHP; translated from the coding sequence ATGGCAACAGTAAACGTTTATTTAACATTCAATGGAAACTGTAGGGAAGCATTTGATTTTTACAAATCTGTTTTTGGTGGAGAATATCCTTATATCGGAACTTTTGGGGAAATGCCTCCAATGGAAGGAAAGGAAACTCCTGAGGAAGACAAAGATAAAATTATGCACGTTTCTCTTCCGATTTCTAAAGAAACAATATTAATGGGAAGTGATACAGGTAAAGACTGGGCTTCTCAATTAATCCCTGGAAATAATATTTCAATTTCTATTAATACGGAATCAAAAGAGGAAGCAACAAAATTGTTCAACGGACTTTCTGATGGTGGGCAGGTAACAATGGCGCTGGCAGATACTTTCTGGGGAGCCTATTTTGGAATGTTTACAGATAAATTCGGGATCAACTGGATGGTGAACTATGATGATCCTGCAAAGACACAGGCTCATCCTTAA
- a CDS encoding SRPBCC family protein has product MKILKWIMLVLAAILILWLVAAALISGDFKYEKSITINAPVEKVWQNTNTLKAMDQWSPWNRLDQGMKKDWTGIMGKPGEKMCWSSKNKKAGEGCQEIKKIDVANKRIDTSIKFMTPYESEADTYVKVIAEGKGSKVTWGFTSQIPFPFTIMKLFMNVDGSIGKDYEKGLSMLKEISEKP; this is encoded by the coding sequence ATGAAAATTTTAAAATGGATCATGCTTGTATTGGCTGCAATACTTATTTTGTGGTTGGTTGCGGCAGCTTTAATTTCAGGTGATTTTAAATATGAAAAATCAATTACCATAAATGCACCGGTTGAAAAAGTATGGCAGAATACCAATACTCTGAAAGCAATGGATCAATGGAGTCCATGGAACAGACTGGATCAGGGAATGAAAAAAGACTGGACGGGAATAATGGGGAAACCTGGTGAAAAAATGTGTTGGAGCAGCAAAAACAAAAAAGCAGGTGAAGGTTGTCAGGAAATAAAAAAAATAGATGTTGCTAATAAAAGAATAGATACTTCAATTAAGTTTATGACGCCTTATGAAAGTGAAGCCGATACTTATGTTAAAGTAATTGCTGAGGGAAAGGGTAGCAAAGTAACGTGGGGGTTCACTTCTCAGATTCCATTTCCTTTTACCATCATGAAATTATTTATGAATGTAGATGGTTCCATAGGAAAAGATTATGAGAAAGGGCTTTCGATGTTAAAAGAAATTTCAGAAAAACCTTAA
- a CDS encoding VOC family protein — translation MKLGVFSISLSVKDLQKSKDFYEKLGFSSMGGNMEQNYLIMKNGSTLIGLFQAMFDGNMLTFNPGWDENAQNLESFDDVRDIQKHLKANNIQLDKDADETTSGPEHIFLKDPDGNMILIDQHR, via the coding sequence ATGAAATTAGGCGTATTTTCAATTAGCTTAAGTGTAAAAGACCTTCAGAAGTCTAAAGATTTTTATGAAAAATTAGGTTTCAGTTCTATGGGTGGAAATATGGAACAGAATTACCTGATCATGAAAAACGGAAGTACTTTGATTGGGCTATTTCAGGCTATGTTTGATGGAAATATGCTTACTTTCAATCCCGGATGGGATGAGAATGCCCAGAATCTTGAGTCTTTTGATGATGTACGGGATATTCAGAAGCATTTGAAAGCAAACAATATCCAATTGGATAAAGATGCTGATGAAACAACTTCAGGTCCGGAACATATCTTTCTTAAAGACCCGGATGGTAATATGATTTTAATTGATCAGCATAGATAG